One region of Quercus lobata isolate SW786 chromosome 2, ValleyOak3.0 Primary Assembly, whole genome shotgun sequence genomic DNA includes:
- the LOC115976788 gene encoding AAA-ATPase ASD, mitochondrial-like yields MRLKSFTSEIREEKKTKQKHLSNMTPQNMFANLGSILASLMFIRAMFQQYFPHQLQNFLEKYSQRVMAFFYPYIQIRFNEFTGERLTRSEAYSAIENYLSSTTSMQAKRLKAEIGKNNQSLVLSMDDHEEVGDEFKGVRLWWASGKHGVRAQTTLFNPVPDEKRHYRLTFHKKYRDLIIGPYLSHVLKEGKAIKVKNRQRKLYTNYGSYWSHVVFEHPATFQTLAMEPEKKQEIIDDLNAFSKAEEFYARIGRAWKRGYLLYGPPGTGKSTMIAAMANHLGYDIYDLELTAVRDNTELRRLLIETSSKSIIVIEDIDCSLDLTGQRRKKKKEKKESGEEEKEPKKKEEKEENENKSSQVTLSGLLNFIDGLWSACGGERLIVFTTNYVEKLDPALIRKGRMDKHIELSFCKFEAFKVLAKNYHKLECHHLFPKISELFEDADMTPADVAEHLMPKSISGDATLCLESLIQGLEKAIEEVKLKAEVEAKKIEESAKNEAKEEDK; encoded by the coding sequence ATGCGACTAAAGAGTTTCACTTCTGAAattagggaagaaaaaaaaacgaagCAAAAGCACTTATCAAACATGACACCACAAAACATGTTTGCTAATCTAGGATCGATATTGGCCAGTTTGATGTTTATCCGGGCCATGTTTCAGCAATACTTTCCTCATCAGCTTCAAAACTTTCTTGAGAAATACTCTCAAAGGGTGATGGCTTTCTTTTACCCTTATATCCAAATCAGGTTCAATGAGTTCACTGGAGAGCGTCTCACAAGGAGTGAAGCTTACTCTGCCATCGAGAATTACCTCAGCTCCACTACTTCCATGCAAGCAAAGAGGCTGAAGGCTGAAATAGGTAAGAACAACCAGTCACTTGTTCTTAGCATGGATGATCATGAAGAGGTTGGTGATGAGTTTAAAGGGGTCAGGCTCTGGTGGGCTTCTGGTAAACATGGTGTGAGAGCACAGACGACATTGTTTAATCCAGTTCCTGATGAGAAGAGACACTACAGGCTCactttccataaaaaatatagagatcTCATTATTGGGCCATACCTCAGCCATGTGTTGAAAGAAGGTAAGGCAATCAAGGTAAAAAACAGGCAAAGGAAGCTTTACACTAACTATGGTTCTTATTGGAGCCATGTTGTGTTTGAGCACCCAGCAACATTTCAGACACTTGCAATGGAGCCAGAGAAGAAGCAAGAGATTATTGATGATCTGAATGCATTCAGCAAGGCAGAAGAGTTTTATGCAAGAATTGGGAGAGCTTGGAAGAGAGGGTATCTCCTTTATGGCCCTCCAGGGACTGGCAAGTCCACAATGATTGCAGCCATGGCTAATCATTTGGGTTATGATATTTATGACCTTGAACTCACTGCAGTGAGGGATAACACTGAGCTGAGGAGGCTATTGATTGAAACATCAAGCAAATCTATTATTGTGATAGAAGACATTGATTGTTCGCTTGATCTTACTGGTcaaaggaggaagaagaaaaaggagaaaaaggaatcaggagaagaagagaaggaaccaaagaaaaaggaagaaaaggaagaaaatgaaaacaaatccAGCCAGGTTACTCTTTCTGggcttttgaattttattgatggGCTCTGGTCAGCTTGTGGTGGTGAAAGGCTGATTGTTTTCACTACCAATTATGTAGAAAAGCTTGATCCTGCACTAATTCGAAAAGGAAGGATGGATAAGCACATAGAATTGTCATTCTGCAAGTTTGAAGCTTTTAAGGTGCTGGCAAAGAATTATCATAAGCTTGAATGTCACCATTTGTTCCCCAAAATCAGTGAGTTGTTTGAAGACGCAGATATGACCCCAGCTGATGTTGCTGAACATTTGATGCCCAAGTCAATTTCAGGGGACGCAACATTATGCTTGGAGAGTCTGATCCAGGGTCTTGAAAAGGCAATAGAAGAAGTAAAGTTGAAAGCTGAGGTggaagcaaaaaaaattgaagaatcagccaaaaatgaagcaaaagaagaagataagtaa